One stretch of Patescibacteria group bacterium DNA includes these proteins:
- a CDS encoding gamma-glutamylcyclotransferase, whose protein sequence is MIVFGYGSLINIDSLKKTIPGIKNIKKGKLFGFRRVFNLQAKRKLGEQGPVAVLDIEENPKSVINGVYFEVNDKELDLLKEREIIYKCMKVNIQTEDNNQVSGITFQAKSQPRTNFKFGCGVQKKYLDICLSGAKNIGAEFLDDFLESTYIGNKPLSRVSKNKL, encoded by the coding sequence ATGATAGTCTTCGGTTATGGATCATTGATAAACATTGATTCACTTAAAAAAACAATTCCAGGTATTAAAAATATTAAAAAAGGTAAGTTGTTTGGATTTAGAAGAGTTTTTAATCTTCAAGCAAAAAGAAAGTTAGGGGAACAAGGACCCGTGGCTGTTCTTGATATTGAGGAGAATCCAAAGTCAGTCATAAACGGAGTATATTTTGAGGTAAATGATAAGGAATTAGACCTATTGAAAGAGAGAGAAATTATCTATAAATGTATGAAGGTTAATATTCAGACAGAGGATAATAATCAAGTAAGTGGCATAACTTTTCAGGCAAAAAGTCAGCCAAGAACAAATTTCAAGTTTGGGTGCGGGGTTCAGAAAAAATATTTAGACATCTGTTTGAGCGGAGCAAAAAATATTGGAGCAGAGTTTCTTGACGACTTTTTAGAAAGCACCTATATTGGCAATAAGCCACTTTCGCGAGTTTCAAAAAATAAATTATGA